The Elaeis guineensis isolate ETL-2024a chromosome 5, EG11, whole genome shotgun sequence DNA segment AATTATCTTctctaaatgatttattgatgcaCGTACAAATTTATGCTTGATTCGGATAAAAATGTATAAGGTTGACTTACTGAGCTGATatagtttatattttttttttctatccagCCGAATAAGATTAGAAATgaaaaatgatctagatttgaagatctATCTAGCGAGCTTGAAGATTTTGCAACTAAATCCTAATTTATAAGATGATTATGAACTTATAGTATATTATTTATGAATTATAAGAAatgattttaatatttgattttagatttaaagtgctctgaactaattttgatttaattacttgatgaatgatgaaattaaattttttattatattttatttatgataaattttaattgattataaATGATAGATTTTGTGTTATTAAGATTAATACTTCTTGATAGCATGACCATATTATATCTTAGATTTGGACGTGTCAATTATTATTTGTGTATAATTCTTGTTTATACAAACCATCTTTGGCATAATTCTTATTCTGTGTAATAAGAGTATGAGATTATGACCAAACTAGAGATAGTTTAGACATTTTATCCAGGAACCATCAAAGTCTGAACTACTTGCTTTTAGAAGTATTATAGATTTAAATCTCAATAGTTCCTCACGCCTAGTCATAGTTCCTCACGTCAAATGCCCACTCATAGTTCCTCACGCCTACTTTGTCACGCTTTCATAACAGGGTATGCCGGCTTAAAACAGCAATAAATTCTAAAGAACACTTCACAACATTTTTTCATCTAAACATTATTATATAGAAATCGTAGTAAAAAATTAGAGgcatcaaaaaacttgaaattttGCAAACATGGGAGAGTGATTGTTTCCATCACTATTCAGTGTCACTATAACAATGACTGCTAATATATATTTATGCAACATTCCGAATGCTTGGTGGAGTAAAATGGACCAAAATTTATCAGTAcgctcttttaaaaaaaaaaatacaaatgccATGCCGCGCAGACTAAGCAACAGGACAGAACAATGCAAACTGACCAATTCGTATGTCAGTTGATTGGTTGTACATGAGTTAGATCTTTCTTTTCATCCAAGCCAGATGACCAGATCATCTAAACTTCTGAGAACGATGTTCACCTTAACCAGAGATGCAAGCAAGTGCAGAGCACTCTTACAAAATAGCAAATACTCTAATAAGGTTAAGGTTGCCGAGTGTCGGTGGAAGAACCGTATCCCAAATTAGCCACGTCCTTCCCATTCAGTTCAAGTTGATGAACCTATATGAGATCTAGGTGTTCAGTAGAAACATGACGGATTCTGGTAGGTGGTCGGAAAGCAATGCAACATATAGGTGTGAGTCAATCCCATCTACCTCAAAACAGGTCAAAAAAGATGTTCAAAGCTCAGCAGAGAGTGCGATTAAGGATTCAAAGATCTTTGGAAGCAAATCCACAAAATAAGTAGAAGCAAATCATACAAATTTTGTTGATCTTCTCACTGCCCTTTCTTCCGAATCCTAGAAGTAGAGTTCTGCTCTGAAAGGATCTTCAACACATTAACTAGTGACCGCAGCCTGTCCCATACATTCGAGCCATAAAGAGCTTCAACAAGTGATTCCTGAAACTCGAAGCCATTCTCCGCAACAGGATACTGTTAAACAAGTTAGAAGTGCATTAGCAAAATAGAACCCATACTTtatttggggcaagttttctaATAGCAGACCTGGATGGGCTTCGGGATCTTTGTCTTAATGTACGGCCACCATTTATCCTCAACGACCGACTTAACAAGACAACAAGCTCGCAACCCTTCCACACCCGCAAATCTTCCAAAGCCGCTGTGCTTTACACCACCAAAAGGCAAAGACTACATTGAAGAGGGAAAACAAGTAAGCAGCCAGTGGTGTTGACTCCTAGATCTTCCGAGTGCAATGGAGGGAAATTAAACTAGATTTACAGCCATGTAAGATCATTAACTGGCCTAACTAGAGGAAAAGGTAAATATGTCACTACCACGCTAAGACTATGGACCAAAACTTGCTCCAGGGAAACCAAATATGGTACTCTTACCCTTGTTACCAAGTGCAAATCCATTTGCATACTGATCAACCACTTGCCATTGACACATTCATAGAGGAAATTTTAGTAATGCAATGTATCTACAGTGATAGAGGACCATCCAATATGAAAGAACACTTCTGTTAGGCACAAATGTAGAACTtaggaaattttattttatttgagaattagaaaattttatttgTATGTGGACTCTAGGACTAGAATTTTGTGGACTCTAGAATTAGAATTTCATGAGAactccaatattttatttttatactgACTCTTATTAGGGTTTTGGTTTGTCTATACAAACCCATTACTATGTCAATTGAAAATATAGCTTGCACTATTGAGATTAGAGAATATTGAGAatgcctcttttctctctccgtctgccttcttctctcttcttcttttacttctcctcttctcctcctacttctcttctctcccttcttattCTCCCTCTGTCCTGCGTCATATAAAGCTTTCCATAGAAACCTTATAAGGAGACTCATGGTTAAACTGATGTCCAACAGCATTTTCTGCAGCCAACAGCACATATCTACGTGAACAACCTCGGATTGCCGCAGCCATAAGCCACCAACCTACTGATTGTGCATGAACAGTTCATGTGACTTGATAAAATAGATACAATGCAGACAGCAGGAATAATATTTGGATTCAAAAAATCTGATTGAAGTTGATATTCCCTGTATCTAAGCAATGACCTATACAGAATAACATCAAAGCAAGCATAACCATAGTGCTACCTTCTGATAGCACAAGATATTTCAAAGGTGGAAAAACAATGTTTATAATGGGTTCTTATATTACAAAATTGCTGATTCTTAAAAGAAATATTTGAATTGAGGAATATTCTGCAGaataatatagttaaaataacATACCATGTATGTAACTTTAATATGTTCTGTTTTGTACCAATTCTTTAACTTTTTAATAAACCGCAACTTATACTACTAAACTTTAATAGCAGAAAGACCAGGCCACCACATTGAATGGAGCAAAGGCATATGCAATAAagctaattcttttttttttaaaaaaagcaatATATCAAAGTTAAACACTTACAGAAATAATGGTGAATAAGGACCATATTACTGAACCCAAATGGTAATGACAAGGCTTAATTTATCAGAAGAAAATTTTACTGTGCTTAGTTATAGGTGAATATAGCATCATTGTGAATGGATTACTAGATTTCAGTATTGTATCTAGCTCAGGAAACAAGGCCAAACATAACAGACTGCATCTTTCAATTACCTGACACATATATGTTGATGCAAAATCATTGATTGCTGCAACTCCGCAATGCAACTGGGAAGCTATTTCAATGGCACGCTTCTGGTTGCTAGAAAACACAGCACAACCAAGTCCATATTTCGAGTCGTTTGCAAGTTTAATTGCCTCTTCATCAGAACTGAATTTCATGATTGGGATGATTGGTCCAAAAGCCTAAAGATCAAACAAATATGACTTTACAAAGAACATCACatggaaaaagtaatttttaaaagctTCACAATTTCTCAGCTACCTCCTCTTGCATCAATCTCATGGAGTGATCAACATTCACCAGAACAGTTGGAGGAAAGAACTGATCAACTGCATCTTCTCCCAAACTGCCAAAGCTTCCCCTGCCAACAATTTCAGCTCCTTCTCCAGTGCATCATTCACGAGATTTTGAAGTTTTTCAGCATGTTCTTGCATACATATTGCACCCATGTCATATCTGCCAGATAATGGTGGACCCTACACATACAAGATGGTCAACTAAAGatgaaattcaattttattttagattcaaCATTTCAATTGAATAACATGAACAGCTTAATTCAACCACCAACAGATTTAATGTGGTCTAGAAAATGTAGACACTGACGGCATTACACGAAGAAGCATTGACTCACCTAAGTATTTCTCAAAGGAAGCTTAGGTGCCTATCGTAAATGAAGGCAGTTAAATCCAAGAAAATGATAAACAAATCCAATTTTGAAGCCACAAAACATCGTTAAAATCTTGCTATCGCATGACTATGACATAAAGTGATTTAGTGGCAATTTATGCCTTATAACTCATTATCTACCAGTACAAGAACTGCCAAAAAGGAGAagcaaaagaaaataaagatatttCAAATTGAATTCACCAAAATCAAGATAACTCAGTCAAGCAGCTGGAAACAATCTTCCAATCTCCTCAAATCATTAACTTCTTCAGCAACCACTTCAGAAGCAAGCCAACGTATGATATTTTTGTAGTAAACTACCATTGCAGGAAGGCTGGCGTTATTAGAAAGCATGAATAAGAACATATACTACCCAACGGTCATCTCTCTCAATAATACTGAGAATTAATATACGGATGGCTACAATTATTGACCTATATTTCATGTTAGTATTAGCGGTTTGACTTGCAGTATGACATCTTTAGAACATATGATGTAGAACATTTTAACATCAGCTAAGCTAGATGGATCTACTTACAACGGAAATGGATTTAACAAGGTTGACTACTTGAGCAACAAAAGTAGAATGGATGTTTCTGTGGACATAGAATCTTTCAGCACCAGCACAGTTCTGTCCACTAGATTGGAGAGCACCTCTAATTGCAACTTGCACAACCTACAAATGGAGAAAATGTCAAGCAACAGATCAGCAGTACTCTTCAAAGGATGCTTCACATAACAAAACGTAATACAGAGTTTATTTCAAAAGAGAAGAAAGCCAATAGAATACAGCCAATACAAAATGgtacaatcaaaaaaaaaaagaaacatcaaTACATGAGGCACATCTACATCCTCGCACACAATAAATGCATCTTTTCCACCAAGCTCCAGGGTGACAGGTATCAAGGTCTCTGCAGCCTTTTGCATGATctgtaatatatgaaaaaataaaaaaaataaaaacccagCAAATAAAGACATGAATAGGAAAAGCAAAGTAAACAGATCAACAGTTCATAATGATGACAACTGATGGTGTTCCACAACCCTTAATCCACTGAGCCCAAACAACTATGTGAGGGTTACATTAATGAgattaacttttattttttatttttttaaaatcctcCAATGTTTGTTGTTAAATATCTTATAACCCTTCTCCAAGGGATCATGAAACATGAGATACTACTAAAACTAGGTTTTGGTACCCTTGAAGCTCTTCCCCGCCTTTATCCAGCCCAGAACTATATAAGTTCAGTGGTTCTGAAGCTAAGGGGAAAAAGAAATGAAATCAAATACTTGTAAAGATGTAGTGAGATACCCTCAACTTAAACTTCACAGTTTATCAATTAGCATAACTTGTAAATATTTGGCTAGAGGAAAACATATTCTCCATCTTCATAGAACTCTGAAGTCAGTTATTTTTGAGAACTGCAACAGCATGATGAGAATGCATTTCCTTATCATCAAAGTTAATGATCACAACTGAACAAATTGAAACTGTGGGCATCAAATGTAATCTTTAAGGAAGCTTTAGCTGACTCAATGGTTCAGAAAAACAAAAAAACGTTAACCACCAGGCAACTAGCCAGGAAATGATGTAGGCAATACCATTTTGCCCACTCCAGGTGATCCAACAAAAATGATTTTGTCAACTGAAGATACAAGAGCCTGTCCTGTTTCTGCAAATCTGCCAGGGAAAAGCAAAACATATTATCAAAAACAATTTCCTAATAATTCATTTGCAGCACAAAAATGAATTCTGAAAGTCTATGTATACCCTGTTAATAGATGAACCAAATTATCTGGTGCTCCTACAGCAGCAAGAGCTGCTTGAATGATTCGAAATAAAAGCACCCAGACCAACTTGCATGCTCTGAAACCTATTAAAAGAATGTCGTTCcatcagataagaggtcatgaaCAAAAATGACTAAGGAATGATACTTAGGGGTGATAGAACTCCTATTAGAACATCCATGTAGAACATCCATGATGGAGCCAGTAATGTACCAGACTTGAATGACTACCTTTTAGGATATGCATCAACAAAATGAAATTTGTAATAAAGATATTTTAGATCGCCACTCCAGTATGGTCATGTAAATGGAGACAATAAAACTAACAATCAACAAGCCATCTGCATTTAAGATTCTGCATGAGCATGGACAGGACTGATCTGAAAATTTGCAATCCTGACCTATGCTATCAGGTTTCTGGTTCAAATGTAAAACAGCAGTAATATGCCTAGAAATGCAGAACCAACCAAACAATGAGAAACTGAAATTAAACACAAATTTGTCTAAAATCCAATACAAAGATCAATCAGAGCACTGCAGGTAGAGTTTCTTTTCCTATCTCAAGCTCATCAAAAGTAAGAAGCATCGTGGACTGGAAAAGGTTATCATCCTCAGTGGGCAGGATGTCATTGCAAAAGCCTGGCCAAAATGatcttttaatcttaaatttaaaaaaaataaaataaaataaaaaataaaaaggccCAAACCAAGCCAATTTTCTCTGCTTTGGGTACATTATTGGCTATCCCAGGTGCAGCAAGATGGCCATACTCTCAAAGAAGTATCTCAGCAGCTCCAGCACTGTAATGAAAAATACCTATTTAAATATCGTATATTTCCCACTAAAAAAACTGGTACTGTATAATGTTCACCTTGGGTGCTTGCTTCCTATTTTTTGAATT contains these protein-coding regions:
- the LOC105045021 gene encoding LOW QUALITY PROTEIN: aldehyde dehydrogenase 22A1 (The sequence of the model RefSeq protein was modified relative to this genomic sequence to represent the inferred CDS: inserted 2 bases in 2 codons), which translates into the protein MAFWWPLLVLGIAFAVCRFLLMLIPPNVPSIEVDASDVLEDGSQSKDNSYIYIPRKGKMAQTDKVQCYEPATMKYLGYFPALTPDEVKEHVAQARKAQKIWAESSFKQRRQFLRILLKYIIEHQELICEISSRDTGKTMVDASLGEIMTTCEKITWLLAEGEKWLKPEYRSSGRSMLHKRAKVEFYPLGVVGAIVSWNYPFHNVFNPMLAAVFSGNAAVIKVSEHASWSGCFYFXIIQAALAAVGAPDNLVHLLTGFAETGQALVSSVDKIIFVGSPGVGKMIMQKAAETLIPVTLELGGKDAFIVCEDVDVPHVVQVAIRGALQSSGQNCAGAERFYVHRNIHSTFVAQVVNLVKSISVGPPLSGRYDMGAICMQEHAEKLQNLVNDALEXGAEIVGRGSFGSLGEDAVDQFFPPTVLVNVDHSMRLMQEEAFGPIIPIMKFSSDEEAIKLANDSKYGLGCAVFSSNQKRAIEIASQLHCGVAAINDFASTYMCQSLPFGGVKHSGFGRFAGVEGLRACCLVKSVVEDKWWPYIKTKIPKPIQYPVAENGFEFQESLVEALYGSNVWDRLRSLVNVLKILSEQNSTSRIRKKGQ